The Deinococcus ruber genomic interval AGGGCCAGATCGAAGTCGAGCAGATGCAGCAGGTTGTCGAGGGCGTGCTGGATGATGTCGTTGGGATCGTGCAGCGTCGCCAGATGCTTGGAAAATTCGATGAAGGCCAGCGCTTCCCAGTCGCCGGGCAGCGTGTCGTTCAGCCGGGCCTTCTGGTTCTGAAGTGCCTCGTCGGCCACCGCGAACGCCCGTTCAAACGGCGTATCCGCCTGCCACACGGTCATTCCGACGCTGAAGGTCGTCACGCCGGGAAAAGGCGGCGGCACCTGCTGCCCGGCCTCTGCCAGCACGGCTGTCAGCGCGGCAGGGTCGTCGCCGGGCAGCAAAATCACAAATTCGTCACCGCCCCAGCGGGCCATCAACGCTTCGGAGGGTAAGTGTTGCAGGACAGACCGTGCAACCTGCCGGATGTACTGATCGCCTCCGCTGTGCCCACGAAGAGTGTTGACCGCCTTCAGACGGTTGAGGTCGATCACGGCCAGCACCGCTGGCAGCGAAACGTTCTGCTGCATCTGAATGAAACTCAGGCGGGTAAAGCACCCGGTCAGGACGTCGCGTTCAGCCGCGTCGCTGGCTGGAGCATTCCACAGCAGACGGCGCACATGAACGATGACGCCGCCCGCATTCGGATACAGCACGATGCCGACCCAGCCACGGTGGCGTCGTCCAAAGGTTTCAAACTCGCAGCGCTCCTGCGTGTCGATGGCCTGCTGATACAGCTCGATCACGTCCTGAGGCGGACGGGCGGGCAGCCCATCTTCGAGCCGTTTCCCCAGAACCTCATGCGCCTGAACATTCCAGGTGTTCAGGGCAAAAGCATTGACATAGGTAAAACGCCGCTCGGCATCCAGAATGTACATGACATCCTGGATGTAATCGAAGGAGCTGGGGTCAAAGGCGGCCAGTGTGTTGGACACCTTTCAGAATAGACTGGAGCATCATGCACTGCTATGACACGGAAGAGACGATGAGCGGCCTTCCGAAGAAATCAGCGCTGCCTGTGTCAAAGAGCCGTCTTACATCTCAGCTATGACCTAGGTCGGAATCGTCTGACGGGCGACCGTGCCTTCCGATGCCGTCGGCGCTGATGTGATCGTCTGAGACGGTACCGGGCTGCCCGGACGTGCTGTGTTCTCCGGGTGTCGGCTGAGTCGGCTGAGCGGGCTGCGTGGCTGTGGGCTTCTGCGCGGCTTCATCTTCTTTCTGAGTCATTCCAAGCCTCCGGGCACCGGCTGGGCGTCACCGGACAGCGCCTTCCGTATCGGCCAGCGCCCTATAACTTGATCGTCTCGCGCCAGCACCGAGAGCCGTTCAGAATGCCGTGAAGCCGCCTTGAGAACGCCTCGGCAGCAGACACATGATGACCTGACCGGCTGCACCCGGCCCCACCGATGAAGCCGGTCAGACCACGGCAGCAGCGGCGTGCAGTAGACTCACCGGGTCTATGGACAAGGCGCGTCAGGTTTCGGCTATTCCCCGTCCAGCGCGATTTGAACGCCCTCGCCCCCGTCTGCTGACGGCCCTGGCAGGGAATCTGGACGTGCCGCTGGTGGTCCTGGCGGCACCCGCCGGGTATGGCAAAACCACCCTGCTGGCGCAGTACGCCCGCAGCACCACCCGTCCGGTTGCGTGGTGCCGGGTGCAGCCACACGACGGCCCCGCCGAGGTGGTCGCCCGCCTGTCGGTAGGCCTGCCCGACCTGCAGACACACCTGACGGCAGACCCCAGAACGCCGCCCGACGCGCTGGCTCGGCGGCTGGCAGCAGCCCTGGCTGTCAGAAACGCTGGCACCGATCTGATCGTGGACAACCTGGAAAGTGAAACGCTGGCACCCTGGCTCGGCCAGCTGGCAGATCTGCTGGAGGAAGGCCACCGCCTGCTGATCAGCACATACACCACTGCCGGACTTCGGCTGGCGCGGCGGCTGGCCGAGGGCGGCGCACTGGTGCTGGACGCTGCCGATCTGGCGTTCGATCCGCAGGAGACGCGGGCGTACCTCGACAGCCGGGGCCAGATGGCCGAACCGGCGGTGCTGGCACAGCTCGCCGGCTGGCCTGCCGGACTGGCCCTCTCGGCGCACGGCGTGCTGCGGTACGCTGCTGTTGACGATCTGGTTCTGGAGGCGCTGGACGCCGTACCAGAGCGTCTCCGCCGCTGTCTTCCGGCACTGGCACCGCTGGACATCTGGACCGAGGAGACGGCGGCCCGACTCGCTCCAGACTTTCCACCGGGCGGGCTGGCGGTGGTCCAGCGCTCGGGGCTGCCGATCTCAGCGCTGAGGGGGAACGCCTTTCAACCTCACCGGCTGCTGCTTCAGGTGCTCGACACGCTGCTGAACCGCAATCCGGAACGCGCCCGGCAGGCCCGCACCGAGGCGGCCCGGCTGAGCGAAGACGCAGGCGACCTGGACCGGGCTGCCGAACTGTACCTTCAGGCCGGCTGTCCAGGCGACGCCGTGCGGCTGGCACACACGCTGGTACCTCGCTACCGTGACCGGGGCGAGCATCGCCGCACGCGGTCACTGCTGGAAGCCCTGCCGCTGCCGCTGCTGCCACCCGCCCTCCAGGAACGGCTGGCGTGGGCGCAACTGGAAACAGGCCACGCATATCAGGGAGAAGCCACGCTTCAGCGCCTGCTGGAGACCGGCAGACTGACCCCCGCGGGCCACGCGTCTCTGGCGATGGTGCGGGGCCGACAGGGACGGACGGCAGAGCAACTCGAACTGGCCCGCGAGGGGCTTCGGCAGGCCGAGGCCGGGCCAGCTGCGCCCTCGCTGTACTGGCCGCTGGCGTATGCGGCGCTGCAACTCGGGCATCTTCAGGAAGCCGAGGCGGTGGCTGACCGCGCCGTGCTGAGCGCTGGTCAGAGTGGAGATCAGGTACGGTTGGCCGAAGCGTGGCAGCTTCAGAGTCTGGTGTGGCGGCAGACTCGCCCGGGCGACGAGGCCGAACGTCCCCTGATCCGGGCGCAACAGATCTACGAGGCGCTCGGGTGGTCTGCGCCAGCCGCCGCCGTGCAGCTGGACGCAGTTGATCTGGCGGTCCGCCGGGGTCGGCTGGACGGCGCGTTGGCTCAGCTTCAGGCCACCGAACACGCCTTCGCGCCCGATCAATACGCCCACCGGGTCATCCGGCTGCGACTTCTGGCCACGGTGGAGCGCCGACTCGGTCAGCCCGAGCGGGCCGAGGATACGCTCCGAACGGCGCTGAAGGTGGCACAGGGCGGCAGATTGGCCCCCGAAAGCGTCGGCGTGTCACTGGAACTCGCAGACACGCTGCTGCAACTGGGAGCGGTGGGAGAGGCAACCGGATGGCTCATGCTCGCGCCCCCGCTGGCTTGGCCGCTTTCCAGGGCTGTCCTTCAGAGCGTGGCTCAGGGCACACCGCTGGACGCACAGCACGCCGAGGTACACGCACACCCCGACGCCGAAACCAGACTCCGCGCCCTGCTGCTGCTGGCAGAGACGGGCACGCCGGAAGCGCTGCACGCGGCGCAACAGGAACTCGGCAGAAGTCCACACGCCCGCTTGCTGCATAATGATCTGGCCCTGCGCCGCCGCCTACAGGCCACGCCCGCCGCGGCGCTGCTGACCGCCCCGGACGCCGCTGAAGCACGGCAGACCGAGGTGCCACACCCCGGCCTGATCCTGAACATCCGGACGCTGGGCGACATGCAGGTACAGCTGAACGGCCAGTCCGTCAGCATCGGACTTGCCAAGGCCCGAGAGGTACTGGTGTGGCTCGCGCTGCACAGTTCCGGCTCACGAGATGAACTGGTAACGGCGCTGTGGAACGGCTCTGCCGAGGAGCGGCACGCCGAATACTTCCGGGTGGCTGTCCGGCGGCTCCGTGCGGCCCTGCGTACCCGGCTTCCGCTCGGCCTGGATCCACTTCCCTACGACGGCGGACGATACCGGCTGGACGCGGGCCTGACCGTGCAGCTCGACGTGGCCGGAGTGCCCGATGCCGGGTGGCTGCGGCCTTTTCTGCCGGGCGTGGAAAGCGAGTGGGTACAGCAGCGCCGCGCCCAGTATGCAGCCAGCGCTGTCTCGGCCCTGCTCGACCGTGCAGCGAGCCTGCCGCTGGCGCAGGCCACCGAGACGTATCAGCTGATCCTGAGCGCCGATCCACTGGTGGGGGCGGCACACGAGGCACTGATTCTGACGCTGTGCCGGGCAGATGCATTCCCCCGCGCACGGCAGGCCCTGGCCGCCTATCAGGACATGCTGCGCCTGGAGTACCGACTGCCGCTACCCGCCCGTTTTTTCAGCCAGTTGCCGCCTGCCCTGGAAGAAGGCGGCAGGGATTCCCAGAGCGTTCCCACCTGAACATGCACACTGCTTCACGAGGTGCCCACTATGATCCGTGCCCACCGTCTGTTCGCGCTGACCATTTCGACCCTGTTCCTCTGTGCGCCCGCCGCGCTCCTTCCGCTTTCTGCTTCTGCTGCTCAGGGCAGAACAGCACTGATTCTGGACTGCTGCGGCTGGCTCTGCCCAGGCTGCGGCCTCGTTGAGCCGGGCGGCGACAACGCCCTGACGCCCCGCTGGATCACCCCGGCCCAACGAACAGACCTGGCAGCGGACCCACACGGGATCAGCCGCATTGTGAGCTGATACGAAGTTGTGGCCTGATACGGAGGTCGGCCCCAGCCCAGCAGCAGGCGGGGCCAGACCCACCAGTCGCCCACGGCTCCCGGTGGGCGGCCCTGGTCAGATGACGACCCGGCAGCGCTCTACGTCTTCAGGCAGTGCAATCACCACTGCTGCCCTGGAACCTGCCGATGTCGGCTGAGTTTCCTCACCTGAATGCCGGGGGCGTGGCGGCACAGGTTGATGTGCCGCGCCTGCGGCCCAACCGGGTCAGCCGTCTTTGGCAGCAACTGACACCGGATGTCCACGCGCTTCTGAGCGAAATCGAAGGCTCCTTCGGACAACAGCTGTCACCGGACGCGGCCCAGCTGAACCGTGCGGCGCAGGCCACAGCGCTGTGCCGCACCTTTCAGGACGCCTGGGATCAGGAGCGCATGGACCTGGGTACGCTGTGGGCCCTGGACGCCTTGACCGACCAGCTGAATCTGGCACCGACCCTGCAGTGCCGGGCCGCCCTGGAAACCATCTACGATCATCTGCGGCGTCTGGTGGAACTCATCTACGAGGAACTGTCGTGCACAGACGCCGTGCAGTCCGGGCCTGAACAGGGCTGACGTCGGGCTGCCGACAGCGTAGTGAAGACAGAGAAGGATGAAACAGGGGCCTGCTGGCAGTTTCTGGATGAGACGGGGGTCTTGTAGAGTGTCCTATCAACTTTTTCCGGCTCCCGGATGGGCAGCAAAGCCCCGCTTCTCGACCAGAGCAGCGCCCGCGAATCACGCTCCCCGCCTGACCCTCTGTTCCGAGGACTGCAAGGCGATCTTGTACCGAAGCAGCCTGAGGGTGTTCGTATGGTGATTCCGCGCCCGTATGTGCAGCGCTGGATGGAGGCCAGGAGTCTGAAGTTCACGGCTCCGGTGGTGCTCGAAGACGACGGTGCTTCAGGCGCGTCTTCCTTTATCGACGTGGCTGCCACGCCGCAGCGCCCGCTGATCTGGCTGGAGGCCGTGGACGGCGATCAGCACGATCCGCTGCTGCTGGGAAACAAGCTGGCTGAAGCCGTTTCGCGGGCACTGAACGTTCAGCTGTTCGGGTACGGCATGCCCTGGACGTACGGTACCGAAATGTTACGGCGTTCGGTCCACCGGCTCGGCCCCTGGACCCTGGCGCTGAGTGGGGCCGAGCATGCGCCGCTGCTGGCGCGAACGCTGCTGTCGCTGCACGACGGCCAGAGCATCACGCTGCTCCAGACCGGCCAGCCGCTGCCGCAGGACGTGCTGTACCGCAGTGTCACCCGGCTGGGCGCTGAAGAGCTGCGCGTCACACCGCAGGAGCTGCTGACATGGTTGACACACCGCGCCCACGATCCACAGGCGCTGCTGGATCTGCACGCCCGCTGCCAAGGACAGTTCCGGCCCCTCATGAGCCACCTGGCGCGGCTGCTGGCTCTGCCGACCCCGGCAGAACCCTCGCCCACAGGCCCGCGCTTCATGCCGGGCGATGGCGTGGAAGTTGACCCGCAGCGCCTGCTGGCTGCCCTGGTGCATCAGAAGCGCTGGAACGAGGCGCTCGAAATCGCGGTGGCGATCCAGCCAGCCTGCGTACCCACCCTGCTGGTGCATGCTGGCCCGCAGTACCACGAGCGCGGCCTGCATCCCAGGCTGTACGAGTTGCTGGGCAGATTGCCCGACGACCTCATCGGCAGCGAAACAGTGCTGCGGTGGCGGTACTCAGCGGCGCTACGACTCGGTGCCGCCGCGCCACTCCGCCCGGTGATCCAGACCTTTCTGGCCGAACACGAGGCCCCGGAACTCCGGGCGCTGTATGCGGGCACTGCCCTCACGCTGGAGCACCGCAAGGACGAGATTCGCCGGGCTGCACAGGCCCAGACCACGCCGCTGACGCTGTACTATCACGGCCTCTCGTTAGCAGAGGAAGCGCCTCAGGAAGCGCTGGCGGTGCTGCGAGACAGCGTGGAGAGCGCTGAACATGTCGGCACGCCTCACGACGTCGTTCGCAATGTCCAGGCGCTGGCGGCCACCTGTACCCAGGCGGGACAGTACCTTCATGCCCTGCACTGGACCGGTTACGCCCTGCGGCAGTACGACCACAACAGGCTCGGTGACTGGCAGCGCCGCCTCTCGGCGCTGAACGAATGGGCGTATACCAGTCTGCTGTGCGGGCGGCTCGGGGGCGTTGCCGAAACGCTGGCCGCTGCCGAAGACGAGCTGCGGGCCGGTGCGCCGCAACTGACCTCGATCTTCACGACCACGCTGGGCGACCACGCGCTGGTCAGAGGCGACGCGCTGGCGGCACTGCGGCATTACGAGCATGCCCGCCGCAGCCATCCGCGCACCCACCAGGGGTGGAGCAGCACCCAGCTGGTCCGGGCGCTGGTCGAACTGGGGCAGCCGGAACAGGCGCTCGCCCGAGCGGAAGAGGCCTACTCGCTCACCCAGCACGAGGCGGCGAGTTATGCCCGCTGGTCTACGCTGGCACTGGGAATGGCCCTGGCGTATGTCAGGCCAGCGCAGGCGATTGCCCACCTCGAAGCGGCCATGAACGCCTTCGAGCGGCCCCTGAAAGCCGACACCCTGGTGCGGGCCGCCGCGCACCTGGCCTACGCGTATCTGCAACAGCGGCAGCGCGATCAGGCCGTTGCTGCCCTGGCACGGGTCGAGCCGTATCTTCAGGAACTCGGAGATTCGGGACGGCTGCTGCTGGGCGGCCCTCTGACGCTGTTTGCCGACGTGTGGAACCTGACCGCGCCCCCGGCGGGCCTGTCGCTTCAGCTGCTGGGGTCTGCCGAGGTGCGCTGGGCCGACCGCACACTGAAGCTTCAGCGCCGACAGCTGGAAATGCTGGTGCTGATGACTCTGCGCCCGGAGGGATTGGGGGGCGACCGCTTCGTATCGCTGCTGTACCGCGACGAACTGGCCGCACGCTCCTCACTGAAGGCTGGATTATCGCGCCTCCGCGACCTGATTCCCATCGGTTCGCAGCCCTACCGCCTGCTGACCCCGGTCCGCGCCGATTTCGTAGAAGTCATGTCACTGCTTCAGGCCGGGCAGGTGGCCGAGGCGGTGCGCCGCTACGCCGGGCCACTTCTGCCCGACTCGGACGCGCCCGGCATCGTGGAATACCGGGAACTGCTGGACGAGACACTGAAACGTGCCGTCATCGCTCACCGCGATCCGGCCCTTCTGACACACCTCGCCTCGGTTCTCCGCGACGATCTGGAGATCTGGGAAGCGGCGGCAGACCGCATGACCACCCACGATCCGCAGCGCCCGCTGGCACTGTCCAGAATTCAGCAGCTCCGGCAGGAACTGGCATAAACAGAGCAGCAGGCCCACACGGACTCAACCGTGTGGGCCTGCTGTTTGCCTGTTCTCTCAGTGCAGGGGAAGCGGCGGCAGGGGGATCACCACCGTCACGACACTTCCATCGAGGTGAACGCCGCCGCCCGGCAGCCCCGCCCCGCCACTCTCGGCACGGGCAGATGAGGCGAACACGACACCGAGCAGAAGCGTGACATACAGCAGGGTCTGTTTCATGCGAGCACCTCGAGTTCCTGAAAGCCCTCTACAGGGGCGAGCGTCAGCGGGAGGAATTTCTTGAAGTTGCGTTTCACGTCCGGGCAGGGCTGCTCCCCGGTGTTCATCTTGTCGAGGGGGCACGCAGCTCCGTGACACGATGGCCGAATGGCGCACGACTGGCAGGTGGTGTCGATCAGGGCATTGTCCTGCACCCAGGGTAACAATTTTTCGCGGTCGAGCAGCAGGGTGCCGTCGGCATGCAGTTGCCCGACGTGGTTGCGTTCATCGTCCAGGGCGACCGTGCACTTCACCACCTGCCCCGACGTGCGAATAGCGAAGGAGTTGCCACGGGCCGCGTAGCACACGCTGCCAAAGGGATTGAGATTGGCGTGCAGCATGCCCAGACCGCAGCTTTTGGCGTGTTCGTACAGCGGCAGAGCGCGGTCGAAGCCGTCGTCCATGCCGTACACGTTCAGCTGTTCGTCCTGTTCGCCGCCCCAGCGCCCGACCGGATGGGCGTGCAGTTTGAAGCGCGGATCGTACCCGAACGTCTCTCCGAGCGTGCTGATGAAGGCGGGCGCGTCGTCGTAGTTGTCCGGGCTGAAGTTGATTCGCAGGGTGCAGGTAAAATCGAGGTTCGAGTCTTTCAGAAACAGCAGGTTGGCCCAGATGGTATCGAAGGTCGGGCCACCGCCCTGAAGCATCCGGGTGCGGTCATGGACGGCTGCCGGGCCGTCCAGCGTGATCTGGAAGTCGCGCAGCCCGTTCTCGATCAGGGCGGGTGCCAGCTCGGGG includes:
- a CDS encoding radical SAM/SPASM domain-containing protein, yielding MTASEAPLKRSRYTLQARQEDGVYLQNTFTGSGGLYPSRALELLRRSQPDLSDPLAALLLKDGHLVPNDIDEIARATRHQMSAFFRDDVLHLILFSTEQCNFRCTYCYEKFKHGSMRPEVREGVKRLVSQRGPGLKLLSISWFGGEPLYAHEVVQELSEHFTAVSQEHGFKYMAHATTNGYYLTPELAPALIENGLRDFQITLDGPAAVHDRTRMLQGGGPTFDTIWANLLFLKDSNLDFTCTLRINFSPDNYDDAPAFISTLGETFGYDPRFKLHAHPVGRWGGEQDEQLNVYGMDDGFDRALPLYEHAKSCGLGMLHANLNPFGSVCYAARGNSFAIRTSGQVVKCTVALDDERNHVGQLHADGTLLLDREKLLPWVQDNALIDTTCQSCAIRPSCHGAACPLDKMNTGEQPCPDVKRNFKKFLPLTLAPVEGFQELEVLA